From Pseudovibrio sp. Tun.PSC04-5.I4, a single genomic window includes:
- a CDS encoding GNAT family N-acetyltransferase, protein MFTTTIDTLRLELRPFQSDDLDQFWKIGPSNYEIACWLTGLTWPPLFEEAKEFIDSARAANQNTDSYPFAIDCNGQLIGCIEVQKAGDLKEFPELPTIGYWLSSAAQGHGYMQEACVAALHWGFARDACNIFAVRVFANNFPSQRTLKRLGFEPVGVCIRYSKPLKQNVENIIMHLPRDRFEALHGDAHVMMGAAQ, encoded by the coding sequence ATGTTCACTACAACTATAGATACGTTAAGGCTGGAGCTGCGCCCATTCCAATCTGACGACCTTGACCAATTCTGGAAGATTGGGCCTTCCAATTATGAAATTGCTTGCTGGCTTACCGGACTGACCTGGCCACCTCTTTTTGAGGAGGCAAAAGAGTTCATAGACAGTGCGCGTGCTGCAAACCAAAATACGGACTCCTACCCCTTTGCAATTGACTGCAACGGGCAACTGATTGGTTGTATTGAAGTCCAAAAAGCCGGTGATCTCAAAGAGTTCCCCGAGTTGCCAACCATTGGCTACTGGCTGAGTTCAGCTGCGCAAGGTCATGGTTATATGCAGGAAGCTTGTGTGGCTGCGTTGCATTGGGGCTTTGCACGTGATGCTTGCAACATCTTTGCTGTTCGGGTGTTTGCCAATAACTTTCCGTCACAACGGACACTGAAACGCCTCGGCTTTGAGCCTGTCGGCGTTTGTATTCGATACTCTAAACCTCTGAAACAAAACGTAGAAAACATCATCATGCACCTTCCGAGAGATCGGTTTGAGGCGTTGCATGGTGATGCGCATGTGATGATGGGAGCCGCACAATGA
- a CDS encoding GNAT family N-acetyltransferase produces MNFPQLQTNRLILRAFLPDDYQRLRYLFSDFDVARMTSSFPHPLTNDSAQKLMSRFMSNDPKTNVVWAIDNGTGFIGSIGAHEIGESSSLGYALGKYYWGRGYMSEAVQAVVNYLKFERCVENVNACVFLENPASFRVLLKNGFTPTSLCKHTCVSRGEDEIDTQNFTLALTEASLQSQKLAAGIN; encoded by the coding sequence ATGAATTTCCCGCAATTACAAACCAACCGGTTGATTTTGCGCGCATTTCTGCCGGATGATTATCAGCGACTCCGCTACCTGTTTTCTGATTTTGATGTGGCCCGGATGACTTCCAGTTTTCCGCACCCTTTGACCAATGATAGTGCTCAAAAGTTGATGTCACGGTTCATGTCCAACGACCCCAAAACGAATGTCGTTTGGGCAATTGATAACGGAACCGGGTTTATCGGCTCTATTGGTGCTCATGAAATTGGCGAGAGTAGCTCTCTGGGATATGCGCTTGGAAAATACTACTGGGGCCGCGGTTATATGAGTGAAGCGGTGCAAGCCGTTGTAAACTATCTTAAATTCGAGCGTTGCGTTGAAAACGTAAATGCTTGCGTTTTTTTGGAGAATCCTGCGTCCTTTCGCGTTCTTTTGAAGAACGGCTTCACCCCGACCTCATTGTGCAAGCACACCTGTGTTTCCAGAGGGGAAGATGAGATCGACACCCAGAACTTCACACTCGCCCTTACTGAAGCTTCTTTGCAATCACAAAAGTTGGCTGCGGGGATAAATTAG
- a CDS encoding GNAT family N-acetyltransferase yields the protein MTSFPRLRTASLVLREWKESDLLVVFKHLQNQNVTRMLASAPYPYTVADAEAFLSRFMPFDPSKAVNWAIELNGEAVGGCGAGHLQETPEVGFWLAESHWKKGIMFEALSEMLRYFLLERELPTIAADAFTDNPGSLGLLRKVGFVSQGFNMGRSRARLAGDYPTEEFAITPLDFIGAKSLRAKEAAQ from the coding sequence ATGACTAGTTTTCCTCGGTTGAGAACTGCCAGCTTGGTATTGCGTGAATGGAAAGAAAGCGACTTACTTGTCGTGTTCAAACACCTGCAAAATCAGAATGTTACGCGCATGCTCGCGAGCGCTCCCTACCCCTATACTGTTGCGGATGCAGAGGCGTTTCTTAGTCGGTTTATGCCCTTTGACCCATCAAAAGCCGTGAACTGGGCCATTGAGCTGAATGGAGAGGCTGTTGGCGGCTGCGGTGCTGGTCATTTACAGGAAACGCCCGAAGTTGGCTTTTGGTTAGCTGAGAGCCATTGGAAAAAAGGCATTATGTTTGAGGCCCTTAGTGAGATGCTTCGTTACTTCTTGCTGGAGCGGGAGCTTCCGACAATCGCTGCTGATGCCTTTACAGATAATCCCGGCTCACTGGGCTTATTGCGCAAGGTCGGCTTTGTCAGTCAAGGGTTTAACATGGGCCGAAGCCGTGCGCGCCTTGCTGGTGATTATCCGACTGAAGAGTTTGCTATTACCCCACTTGATTTCATCGGCGCCAAGAGCCTTAGAGCGAAGGAGGCCGCACAATGA
- a CDS encoding GNAT family N-acetyltransferase produces the protein MTPTDLEKSGSDRKIRKGEMGCHLPFFFAQWDGQFIGVKNMVVEYEEIPEESSCVAAGSPQDTARLVIDRARKDDLADILFLANNRRIAEKLTNMLHPFTYEDAKALVKRSEVQLQSQATFAIRMKNTGRFIGAIGFNPLAEDFGAVHLGYWVGEPFWNQGYATEAVKSVMEFAFADAGIRVLSASCRVSNPASHRILTKCGFKQDGTTKLHSLGAKALVNATRFALTRTQWIANTRWGSAG, from the coding sequence TTGACCCCGACGGATTTGGAAAAATCCGGTTCAGATCGAAAGATCAGAAAAGGGGAGATGGGATGCCATCTTCCCTTTTTCTTTGCCCAGTGGGATGGGCAGTTTATCGGAGTTAAGAACATGGTAGTTGAATACGAAGAAATCCCAGAGGAAAGCAGTTGCGTTGCGGCCGGGTCGCCGCAGGACACAGCGCGTCTTGTTATCGACCGAGCGCGCAAAGATGATTTGGCTGACATCCTGTTTTTGGCCAACAACCGTCGGATCGCTGAAAAGTTGACAAACATGTTGCACCCGTTCACGTATGAAGACGCTAAAGCGCTCGTGAAACGCAGTGAAGTGCAACTGCAGAGTCAGGCGACATTCGCGATCCGTATGAAAAACACAGGCCGTTTTATTGGCGCGATCGGTTTCAATCCGCTTGCTGAGGACTTTGGTGCTGTGCACCTTGGTTACTGGGTTGGCGAACCATTCTGGAACCAAGGATATGCGACTGAAGCGGTCAAATCTGTCATGGAATTCGCGTTTGCTGATGCTGGCATTAGAGTGCTCTCCGCCTCTTGCCGCGTGAGCAATCCTGCCTCGCACCGTATTTTGACCAAATGCGGCTTTAAGCAGGACGGAACGACAAAGCTGCACTCACTTGGTGCTAAAGCCTTAGTGAATGCAACGCGCTTTGCACTGACCCGTACCCAATGGATCGCGAATACGCGATGGGGTTCAGCAGGTTAA